The following are from one region of the Rhodopirellula sp. P2 genome:
- the glnD gene encoding [protein-PII] uridylyltransferase, which produces MASQGSLPSLARQCRDRLKDGRGRIESRFRAGLPSVQTATALTDLYDEVIEKIWQASLERASLTIKASQLSQLSLVAHGGYGRRDLSPYSDADLMLLTTRRSAAAAAQVASTFVRDVTDAGIDCGFSVRTPRECSSLAWADAKIYTSLTESRLCFGSEHTFDRFFDRFRAGARRRRNYMNHQALMARREERHKWGETNYLLRPNVKRSRGGLRDIQLVRWLGFATYGATSLEQLNKLNALSDEDYGTLRRAHAFMLRLRHELHFRSGRSQDVLDRPTQMDIARDWGYQGRSGVLAVEDFMQDYFDHTRGVRYVAAYFHDDTRIRSRAAGALETVISRRVDENIRMGPTHIWVKASSLEAFSQSLSDVLRLIQLANRHSRRIAHPTWQAIRKSMQDREPSPPDQPAVDAFMELLRDPGRLASLLRRLHELRILDQLIPAMGRCRGLLQFNAYHKYTVDAHCIRAVEAATDLIDAETSMGRRYRRLKDKTLLHLALLIHDLGKGYEEDHSEVGRRIAGDVADLFHLSADDKDTLQWLIHKHLLINEVAFRHDLNDPEVVHQFAVEVGSIARLELLLIHTVADLQAVGPDVLNDWKMGLIEDLYLRARRYFETGNLPGENESELDSKMEQVMGALGEMKLDPSLLEFAKDMPLSLLRQHSTDDLIHEMHQVGEWLSEHPGCFCAGAVDPAASAVRYTIVLRQGERRIGVFARITAAFSACGLSIMRANVETVGEDLLWDQFWVTDPELKQRQPESRIEEVCRVVTKALDDPDSIMPTPRRVWQTQGAKEPSSVLLLPTKVVFDNDTFDHQTILSMFTYDRPGLLSDVSGTLSQLGVVIQFAKIDTHLDQIADVFYVTNLDGTPITDASRQETIRNALVEAVAQPPS; this is translated from the coding sequence ATGGCGTCCCAAGGTTCACTCCCTTCGTTGGCGCGGCAATGCCGCGACCGACTGAAAGATGGACGCGGTCGTATCGAGTCTCGATTCCGAGCCGGTCTGCCCAGTGTTCAAACGGCAACCGCGCTGACGGATCTCTATGACGAAGTCATCGAGAAAATTTGGCAGGCATCGCTGGAGCGTGCCTCTCTGACCATCAAAGCCTCGCAGCTTTCACAACTGAGTTTGGTGGCGCACGGTGGCTATGGCCGTCGTGATCTTTCGCCGTACAGCGATGCAGACTTGATGCTGCTGACGACTCGGCGAAGCGCTGCCGCGGCGGCCCAGGTGGCCAGCACCTTCGTGCGGGATGTCACCGACGCCGGGATCGATTGTGGCTTCTCTGTCCGAACGCCTCGCGAATGCAGTTCCTTGGCTTGGGCGGATGCGAAAATCTACACGTCGCTCACTGAGTCGCGATTGTGCTTTGGCAGCGAACACACCTTCGATCGTTTTTTCGATCGCTTTCGCGCCGGTGCTCGTCGCCGACGCAACTACATGAATCATCAGGCCTTGATGGCTCGCCGAGAAGAACGTCACAAATGGGGCGAGACGAACTACTTGCTGCGTCCCAACGTCAAGCGTTCTCGAGGTGGACTGCGTGACATTCAATTGGTTCGCTGGCTTGGCTTTGCGACCTATGGCGCGACCAGTCTCGAACAACTGAACAAACTCAACGCTCTGTCAGACGAGGACTACGGCACGCTGCGACGCGCTCACGCATTCATGTTGCGATTGCGTCATGAATTGCATTTCCGCAGCGGACGCTCCCAAGATGTCTTGGACCGCCCGACGCAGATGGATATCGCTCGGGATTGGGGGTATCAAGGCCGATCGGGCGTGTTGGCAGTCGAAGACTTCATGCAAGATTACTTCGATCACACTCGCGGCGTTCGATACGTGGCCGCTTACTTCCACGATGACACTCGCATTCGTTCCCGAGCGGCGGGTGCATTGGAAACCGTGATTTCACGGCGGGTCGATGAAAACATCCGAATGGGGCCAACCCACATTTGGGTCAAAGCCAGTTCATTGGAAGCGTTCTCGCAAAGCCTGTCGGATGTGCTGCGATTGATTCAACTGGCAAACCGACATTCGCGCCGAATCGCTCACCCGACTTGGCAAGCGATCCGCAAATCGATGCAAGATCGCGAGCCCTCGCCCCCCGACCAACCCGCCGTTGATGCATTCATGGAATTGCTCCGTGACCCTGGACGCTTGGCCTCCTTGCTGCGTCGTTTGCACGAACTTCGCATTTTGGATCAACTGATCCCCGCCATGGGACGTTGCCGAGGCTTGCTTCAGTTCAACGCGTATCACAAGTACACGGTCGACGCGCACTGCATTCGGGCGGTGGAAGCGGCGACGGATCTGATCGATGCTGAAACCTCCATGGGGCGGCGGTATCGGCGACTGAAAGACAAAACACTGTTGCACCTGGCGTTGCTGATTCACGACTTGGGCAAAGGGTACGAAGAAGACCACAGCGAAGTGGGACGCCGAATCGCAGGAGACGTTGCGGACCTGTTCCACCTGAGTGCTGACGACAAAGACACGTTGCAGTGGTTGATCCACAAACACTTGCTGATCAACGAGGTCGCCTTTCGGCATGATCTGAATGACCCGGAAGTGGTCCACCAGTTCGCCGTCGAAGTGGGATCGATCGCACGCTTGGAATTGTTGTTGATCCACACCGTGGCCGATCTCCAAGCCGTTGGCCCCGACGTGCTCAACGATTGGAAAATGGGATTGATCGAAGACCTCTATCTTCGTGCCCGTCGCTACTTCGAAACGGGCAACTTGCCAGGCGAGAACGAGTCAGAGCTGGATTCCAAGATGGAGCAGGTGATGGGAGCGCTCGGCGAAATGAAACTCGATCCATCCCTGCTGGAATTCGCGAAGGACATGCCGCTGTCGTTGCTGCGTCAACATTCGACCGATGATTTGATCCATGAGATGCACCAGGTCGGCGAATGGTTGAGTGAACATCCCGGGTGTTTCTGCGCCGGCGCGGTGGACCCCGCCGCGTCCGCCGTCCGGTACACCATCGTGCTGCGCCAGGGAGAACGTCGGATCGGAGTCTTCGCACGTATCACGGCGGCCTTCAGCGCCTGTGGTTTATCGATCATGCGCGCGAATGTGGAAACCGTCGGCGAAGATTTGCTGTGGGATCAATTTTGGGTCACCGATCCTGAATTGAAACAACGTCAACCTGAGTCGCGAATCGAGGAGGTTTGCCGAGTGGTGACCAAAGCGCTCGACGATCCCGATTCGATCATGCCGACACCACGACGAGTGTGGCAGACTCAGGGTGCCAAGGAACCGTCCAGCGTGCTGCTGTTGCCGACCAAGGTGGTCTTTGACAACGACACCTTTGACCATCAAACGATCCTGTCGATGTTCACTTACGATCGACCGGGGTTGCTGTCTGACGTCTCAGGAACGTTGTCTCAGTTGGGCGTGGTGATTCAATTCGCAAAAATTGACACGCACTTGGATCAGATTGCGGACGTCTTCTACGTGACCAATCTGGACGGCACTCCCATCACGGATGCTTCCCGGCAGGAAACCATCCGAAACGCACTGGTCGAAGCAGTCGCCCAGCCGCCGAGTTAG
- a CDS encoding sugar phosphate isomerase/epimerase family protein, translated as MSEGKASDLGRGASLLKRRSFLQATAAAGVTALAGTANSLLHAREPIERSGPPRFRIGIAGYSLRPYFRYMKGKEQKFQPIPEGVSFTSRDVSAGLTQVDFLDYCVSMGVEAAELTGYFMTPGPDGFPTEESLLELRRQAFTRGVVISGTAIGNNFTVGLGARYEQEISDAIRWIDLAAVLGAPHIRFFAGTAAQLAKSPTRMDEAVAAVNRCAEQAAKQGVFLGVENHGQLSAAQMLEIMDRVDSPWVGINLDTGNFVSDDPYGDLEACAPYAVNVQVKPVMKSRTGEKTPADYDRIAKILRDSGYQGYVVLEYEDADVLEALPKHLAQLQTALA; from the coding sequence ATGAGCGAGGGGAAGGCGAGTGACCTTGGCCGTGGAGCTTCCCTGCTGAAACGACGGTCTTTCTTGCAAGCCACCGCGGCCGCGGGCGTGACAGCGCTTGCAGGGACAGCGAACTCGCTGTTGCACGCTCGAGAGCCAATTGAACGCTCCGGCCCACCACGATTTCGAATCGGAATCGCTGGGTATTCGCTCCGCCCTTACTTCCGCTACATGAAGGGCAAAGAACAGAAGTTCCAACCAATTCCAGAGGGCGTGTCGTTCACCAGCCGTGATGTGTCCGCCGGTTTGACTCAGGTTGATTTCCTGGACTACTGTGTCTCGATGGGTGTCGAAGCCGCGGAGTTGACCGGTTATTTCATGACGCCCGGCCCGGACGGATTTCCAACCGAAGAATCATTGCTCGAACTGCGACGCCAAGCGTTCACCCGTGGGGTGGTCATCAGCGGGACCGCGATCGGAAACAACTTCACCGTGGGGCTTGGGGCGCGTTACGAACAAGAAATCAGCGATGCGATTCGCTGGATCGACTTGGCCGCCGTTCTGGGCGCCCCCCACATTCGCTTCTTTGCCGGAACAGCCGCTCAGTTGGCGAAATCACCCACTCGAATGGACGAAGCCGTTGCCGCCGTCAATCGCTGTGCGGAACAAGCTGCAAAGCAGGGTGTGTTTTTGGGTGTCGAGAATCACGGCCAATTGAGCGCGGCTCAGATGTTGGAAATCATGGATCGAGTGGATTCACCATGGGTTGGAATCAATCTCGACACCGGCAATTTTGTGTCGGACGATCCCTACGGTGACTTGGAAGCGTGTGCTCCCTACGCGGTCAATGTGCAAGTCAAACCGGTCATGAAATCACGCACCGGCGAGAAGACACCGGCCGACTATGACCGCATCGCAAAGATTCTTCGCGACTCCGGTTATCAAGGTTACGTGGTGTTGGAGTACGAAGACGCCGATGTCTTGGAAGCTCTTCCAAAGCACCTGGCACAGTTGCAAACGGCTTTGGCGTAG
- a CDS encoding class I SAM-dependent methyltransferase, which yields MFELDSESSLNQAPETSSPTGAAVAKTVGEPTPAGDGNRERSEKMNGGTTKKKRGAQPKPHESKLYDNLVPAYQALWPAVARRRILKTVDSLNISANTKVLEVGVGTGLSLDAYPTHAKVTGVDLSESMLAEAEDLIEQRGWDHISVQPMNAEELTFEDASFDLVTSFHTISVVSRPDRMMRELVRVCRPGGKILVINHFRSPNPLIARVVDSAGSLTRHLGWRTDLNVEELLNELPIQVTQCEKSNPLSLFRVLIAERIA from the coding sequence ATGTTCGAGTTGGATTCTGAGTCATCATTGAATCAAGCACCTGAAACAAGCTCCCCGACGGGTGCCGCTGTCGCGAAAACTGTCGGTGAACCGACTCCAGCGGGCGATGGCAATCGCGAACGAAGCGAGAAGATGAACGGCGGAACAACCAAGAAGAAGCGGGGGGCACAACCCAAGCCTCACGAGAGCAAGCTTTACGACAACCTCGTGCCCGCTTACCAGGCCCTGTGGCCAGCGGTGGCACGTCGTCGCATCCTGAAGACCGTTGACTCGCTCAATATCTCCGCGAACACAAAGGTCTTGGAAGTCGGTGTCGGCACCGGCCTGTCGTTGGACGCCTATCCGACTCATGCCAAGGTCACCGGCGTCGATCTCTCGGAATCCATGTTGGCGGAAGCCGAAGATCTGATTGAGCAACGCGGATGGGATCATATTTCCGTCCAGCCAATGAATGCTGAGGAGCTGACCTTTGAAGACGCGAGTTTCGATCTCGTGACTTCGTTCCATACGATCAGCGTGGTTTCTCGCCCTGATCGAATGATGCGTGAACTCGTGCGTGTGTGTCGTCCAGGTGGTAAAATTCTGGTCATCAATCATTTCCGCAGCCCCAACCCATTGATCGCTCGAGTCGTTGACTCCGCCGGCAGTTTGACCCGGCACCTGGGATGGCGAACGGATCTGAACGTGGAAGAATTGCTCAACGAATTACCCATCCAGGTCACGCAATGCGAGAAGTCCAACCCGCTGTCACTGTTTCGAGTCCTGATCGCCGAACGCATCGCGTAG
- the rsgA gene encoding ribosome small subunit-dependent GTPase A, with protein sequence MAKKQSGNLRANFRKKHQGRVRRGDLTRDFHEGDSQDDAVQSERLTGKGELTRKRTIQGADATPESAAGMHVQVSVDEDKLLQGRVLSVHGLQSKVLGDNGVLYACAVRQVLKSLSTSQRNVIVAGDRVWFRSESRDGVSLKSAADGMIERVEPRTGMISRTSRGKQHVLVSNIDAMLIIASAEQPGIKPALIDRMILTAHQCEIEPIVIINKVDLIDLVDLQPLIGVYSALGYRVLPTSAETGQNVDYLRALLKDRQTALAGQSGVGKSSLLNVVQPGLGLAIGAVSADNDKGKHTTTASQLIPLADGGAVFDTPGIRQFQLWDISASEVAGLMPDLRPYVSGCRYPDCLHLAEDDCAVKNAVADARIDARRYDAYCHLLEEELM encoded by the coding sequence TTGGCGAAGAAGCAAAGCGGAAACCTCCGAGCGAATTTTCGAAAGAAGCACCAAGGCCGTGTACGGCGTGGTGATTTGACTCGTGATTTTCACGAAGGTGATTCGCAAGATGACGCCGTTCAATCCGAACGGCTGACTGGCAAAGGTGAACTGACTCGCAAACGCACGATCCAAGGTGCGGACGCCACGCCCGAATCAGCTGCCGGAATGCATGTGCAGGTGTCGGTGGACGAAGACAAGTTGCTGCAAGGCCGAGTGCTCAGCGTTCACGGTTTGCAAAGCAAGGTGCTGGGTGACAACGGTGTCTTGTACGCATGCGCGGTTCGGCAAGTCCTGAAGTCTCTCAGCACGAGTCAGCGAAACGTCATTGTGGCGGGCGACCGAGTTTGGTTTCGGTCCGAGTCACGGGATGGTGTGTCACTGAAGTCCGCTGCGGACGGAATGATCGAACGCGTTGAGCCACGAACGGGGATGATCAGTCGGACCAGTCGCGGCAAGCAACATGTTTTGGTTTCGAACATCGATGCGATGTTGATTATCGCCAGCGCGGAGCAACCGGGGATCAAACCGGCCTTGATCGACCGGATGATTTTGACCGCGCATCAATGCGAAATTGAACCGATCGTGATCATCAACAAAGTCGACTTGATCGATCTGGTTGATTTGCAACCACTGATTGGCGTTTATTCCGCGTTGGGCTATCGGGTTTTGCCCACATCGGCAGAAACCGGACAGAACGTCGACTACTTGCGGGCGTTGTTGAAGGACCGGCAAACCGCCTTGGCCGGTCAGAGCGGTGTTGGGAAAAGCAGTTTGCTCAACGTGGTCCAGCCAGGCCTGGGATTGGCGATTGGTGCGGTCAGCGCGGACAACGACAAGGGAAAACACACGACAACGGCCTCTCAGCTGATCCCGCTCGCGGACGGGGGGGCAGTCTTTGATACGCCGGGGATTCGGCAATTCCAGCTGTGGGACATCAGTGCTAGCGAAGTGGCCGGGTTGATGCCCGATTTGCGTCCTTATGTCAGCGGTTGTCGCTATCCAGACTGTCTGCATTTGGCCGAAGATGACTGCGCGGTGAAAAACGCAGTGGCGGACGCTCGGATCGATGCGAGACGTTACGACGCCTATTGTCATTTGCTGGAAGAAGAGCTGATGTAA
- the ftsH gene encoding ATP-dependent zinc metalloprotease FtsH — MKKDSESNSSDKSNKEELSTGRRGGNPMIIALVITVLAAMLFFNQPEPSSTISASFFRSELEKNNIESVRIGDIEVSGEFKTRPEIPASESSDGDAKPKELLKRFKFTRPAGADYAVQLAEDLEKRKIKDWEFAPPDNTAAILNLLILVGLPLAIFFFIFMMIRRSRNDMMGGGFLSGFSKSPAKRFEATDKVITFNDVAGLEGVKADLQEIVDFLKTPEKFQKLGGQVPKGVLLNGPPGTGKTLLARAVAGEADVPFFSVNGSEFIQMFVGVGASRVRDLFKTAKEQSPSIIFIDEIDAVGRQRGAGLGGGHDEREQTLNQILGEMDGFSGTHAVIVIAATNRPDVLDPALLRPGRFDRHVTVGRPTMKGREEIFKVHVRDVPLGDDVDLHRLAAGTVGLTGADIRNMVNEAALWAARNDKKLVEMNDFDYARDKILMGAKREEVLLDSEKEKTAYHEAGHTLTAWHLEGSHIVHKVTIIPRGRALGVTQYVPNEDRLSMSKKELEHQLIVLLGGRAAEKIIYTETCVGAENDLERATSIARRMVTHWGMSAKIGPVSYKTSDEDPFLGREIHQQRQFSEHTQELIDEEVARILMEADQKAEQLLREHRGQLETITRALLDREELNEVELTELIGPSIHKRSGDDDGKVEQIMAPEGAAERTSNASARRED, encoded by the coding sequence ATGAAAAAGGATTCCGAATCGAACTCTTCGGACAAATCCAACAAGGAAGAGCTCTCGACGGGACGCCGTGGGGGAAATCCGATGATCATCGCATTGGTGATCACGGTCTTGGCCGCGATGCTGTTTTTCAATCAACCCGAACCGTCATCGACGATCTCGGCGAGCTTCTTCCGAAGTGAACTCGAGAAAAACAACATTGAATCGGTTCGCATTGGCGACATCGAGGTTTCCGGGGAGTTCAAAACTCGCCCCGAAATTCCCGCCAGCGAATCGTCCGACGGGGACGCGAAACCGAAGGAATTGCTGAAGCGATTCAAATTCACCCGCCCTGCCGGAGCGGATTATGCCGTTCAGTTGGCGGAAGATCTTGAAAAACGAAAGATCAAGGACTGGGAGTTTGCTCCGCCGGACAACACCGCCGCGATTTTGAACCTGTTGATCCTGGTCGGTCTGCCGCTGGCGATCTTCTTCTTCATCTTCATGATGATTCGTCGCAGTCGCAACGACATGATGGGTGGCGGCTTCTTGTCAGGATTCAGCAAGAGCCCTGCGAAAAGATTTGAAGCCACCGACAAGGTCATCACCTTCAACGATGTCGCTGGGCTGGAAGGTGTGAAAGCGGACCTGCAGGAAATCGTGGACTTCCTGAAAACGCCTGAGAAGTTTCAGAAACTCGGTGGGCAGGTGCCCAAGGGAGTTCTGCTGAACGGACCTCCCGGAACAGGCAAGACGCTGTTGGCTCGCGCCGTCGCCGGTGAAGCCGACGTGCCGTTCTTTAGCGTCAACGGCAGTGAATTCATTCAAATGTTTGTTGGGGTTGGTGCCAGTCGTGTTCGCGACTTGTTCAAAACCGCCAAAGAGCAATCGCCTTCGATCATCTTCATCGATGAAATCGATGCGGTTGGTCGCCAGCGTGGCGCTGGTCTGGGCGGAGGCCACGATGAACGGGAACAAACTCTGAACCAGATCCTTGGTGAGATGGATGGTTTCAGTGGGACTCACGCCGTGATCGTGATCGCTGCGACGAATCGTCCGGATGTCTTGGACCCCGCCTTGCTGCGTCCCGGTCGGTTTGACCGCCACGTCACGGTGGGACGTCCGACGATGAAAGGCCGCGAAGAGATCTTCAAGGTTCACGTTCGAGACGTGCCTTTGGGCGACGATGTTGACCTGCACCGTTTGGCTGCTGGGACGGTCGGACTGACCGGAGCCGACATTCGCAACATGGTCAACGAAGCGGCTCTGTGGGCCGCTCGCAACGACAAAAAACTCGTTGAGATGAACGACTTTGATTACGCTCGCGACAAAATCTTGATGGGTGCGAAGCGTGAAGAAGTCTTGCTCGACAGCGAGAAAGAGAAGACCGCGTACCACGAAGCCGGGCACACCCTGACGGCTTGGCATTTGGAAGGTTCGCACATCGTACACAAAGTCACGATCATCCCGCGTGGTCGTGCCTTGGGAGTGACCCAGTACGTGCCCAACGAAGATCGTTTGAGCATGAGCAAAAAGGAACTCGAGCATCAATTGATCGTGTTGCTCGGGGGCCGTGCGGCCGAGAAAATCATCTACACCGAAACCTGTGTGGGTGCTGAAAATGACTTGGAACGCGCCACCAGCATCGCTCGACGGATGGTCACTCACTGGGGCATGAGCGCGAAGATTGGACCGGTCAGTTACAAAACCAGTGACGAAGATCCGTTTTTGGGTCGCGAGATTCACCAGCAGCGTCAGTTCAGCGAACACACGCAAGAACTGATCGATGAAGAGGTGGCTCGGATCCTAATGGAAGCCGACCAGAAAGCTGAACAACTTCTGCGCGAACATCGTGGCCAGTTGGAGACGATTACCCGTGCTCTGTTGGATCGCGAAGAGCTCAACGAAGTGGAATTGACAGAGCTGATTGGCCCTTCGATTCACAAACGTTCGGGCGACGACGACGGCAAGGTCGAGCAGATCATGGCACCCGAAGGGGCCGCTGAACGAACGTCGAATGCCTCCGCTCGACGCGAAGATTGA
- a CDS encoding outer membrane protein assembly factor BamB family protein, with amino-acid sequence MSQFHPPASLSLTRLTALAVCLGGLSWSSLSIDAAEPVSADSKKAGKVVWSQWRGGSQQGIAPEGDYPTEWSESDSINRKVPGSGASTPVVVGDRAFLTSGIDGKNHLLGIDIESLEIAFQTPLGEDRGNKHRKGSGSNPSPVTDGKHVVAYFRSGDLACCDLDGKSIWHINVQERFGEDTLWWDLGSSPMIIDNLVVVAVMQTGPSYIVAFDIESGEMVWKDDRMVPAPEEAAQSYSTPLATEVNGKPVVAVLGADHLTLTDAKTGKRLGTLGGFNPDQEKYFRSIASPVITGNIIVCPYSRGATLTGVEMQKLIAAGDDASAAKDAILWMRDDVGADVPTPAARDGVVYVMSDGKRDRGTLYALSAETGETLWKTSLARTRASYSSSPLIVGDRLYITDEAGATSVVEHIGGESEPTLLHTNKVDDDEQFTVASPVPFGDGLLLRTKSHLYKVTR; translated from the coding sequence ATGTCCCAGTTCCATCCTCCGGCATCGCTCTCGTTGACTCGCCTGACTGCCTTGGCGGTTTGTTTAGGAGGCTTGTCTTGGTCCTCGCTTTCCATTGACGCGGCGGAACCGGTTTCGGCAGATTCGAAGAAGGCCGGAAAGGTCGTTTGGTCGCAGTGGCGCGGCGGATCGCAACAAGGCATTGCACCTGAAGGCGATTATCCCACCGAGTGGTCGGAGTCCGATTCGATCAACCGCAAGGTGCCGGGAAGCGGTGCCAGCACACCGGTGGTGGTTGGCGACCGAGCGTTTTTGACCAGCGGCATTGATGGTAAAAATCATCTGTTGGGCATCGACATCGAGTCGTTGGAGATCGCGTTCCAAACTCCCCTGGGCGAAGACCGCGGGAACAAGCATCGCAAAGGCAGCGGGAGCAACCCTTCGCCCGTCACGGATGGCAAGCATGTGGTTGCCTATTTCCGCAGCGGCGATTTGGCCTGTTGTGACTTGGACGGCAAATCCATTTGGCACATCAATGTGCAAGAACGTTTTGGTGAGGACACGCTTTGGTGGGACCTGGGCTCCTCGCCGATGATCATTGACAACTTGGTGGTCGTTGCGGTCATGCAAACGGGCCCCAGCTACATCGTTGCGTTCGACATCGAGTCGGGCGAGATGGTGTGGAAAGATGATCGGATGGTGCCAGCTCCCGAAGAAGCCGCCCAGAGCTACTCGACCCCGTTGGCAACCGAGGTGAATGGCAAACCGGTGGTGGCTGTGTTGGGCGCCGACCACCTGACGCTGACGGATGCGAAAACCGGCAAGCGATTGGGAACGCTCGGGGGATTCAATCCGGACCAGGAAAAGTACTTCCGATCGATTGCCTCGCCTGTGATCACTGGCAACATCATCGTTTGCCCTTACTCGCGTGGTGCCACGTTGACCGGGGTCGAAATGCAGAAGTTGATCGCCGCTGGTGATGACGCCAGCGCGGCGAAGGATGCGATTCTGTGGATGCGTGATGATGTCGGGGCAGATGTTCCCACACCGGCTGCTCGCGATGGTGTCGTGTATGTGATGTCAGACGGCAAACGCGATCGGGGAACGCTGTACGCTCTGTCAGCTGAAACAGGCGAAACGCTTTGGAAGACCTCGCTGGCGCGGACGCGGGCTAGCTACAGCAGTTCGCCGTTGATCGTGGGCGATCGTCTCTATATCACTGACGAAGCCGGGGCGACTTCTGTGGTGGAGCACATCGGAGGCGAGTCAGAGCCGACTTTGTTGCACACAAACAAAGTGGACGACGACGAACAATTCACGGTTGCCAGCCCCGTCCCGTTTGGCGATGGGTTGTTGCTGCGGACGAAAAGTCATCTCTACAAAGTGACACGCTGA
- a CDS encoding DUF6666 family protein — MITIPRRLLCLLACFLCVISSWTLSTATAAEQLIRSRSVSQGNTSSAQGASRSGWTPQSSKPAVQRRQSASSPVKQVGYLDGGCDCDACSSAGVMGGPGCGMEASCGLEVGCGLEEYGVCSCDACTGNLVSGCDSGFCDGGCDGMCGGAEIDCFPLFLPILRVDWSRFSFFAGSQSFKSPMNYPALDAAGQPRGGSGSFGYYQGFNEGRDLRNWLGLDLSAQLGVRATQTNLEGEEFTSGRMHQVFVTGGFFRRVDYGLQYGLVVDYMNQDWYYQSDLVQLRGELSWKVSACHEFGFQFMAGVTDQTVTTEAGGFTSSETIEPVDQYRAFYRRAMGTTGHMTAFLGGTSEEHFIWGSEMEIPLQTNWSLLVGSAYFSPGDDTALDANEAEGWNLSLGFAFRPGVTGPKQRYRNPLFNVADNGSFFLFRR, encoded by the coding sequence ATGATAACCATTCCCCGTCGATTGTTGTGCCTGCTTGCGTGTTTCCTTTGTGTGATCTCGTCCTGGACGTTGTCCACCGCGACAGCGGCCGAGCAGTTGATCCGCAGCCGGTCCGTTTCACAGGGAAACACGTCGTCGGCTCAAGGGGCCAGTCGTTCGGGGTGGACGCCACAAAGCAGCAAACCAGCCGTGCAGCGGCGTCAATCGGCGTCCTCGCCGGTCAAGCAGGTCGGCTACTTGGACGGCGGTTGCGACTGCGATGCCTGTTCGTCGGCAGGCGTCATGGGCGGTCCTGGTTGTGGGATGGAAGCCAGCTGCGGACTCGAGGTGGGTTGTGGGTTGGAAGAGTACGGCGTCTGCAGTTGTGATGCCTGCACAGGCAATCTGGTGTCGGGCTGTGACAGCGGCTTTTGCGACGGCGGATGCGATGGGATGTGCGGCGGAGCCGAAATCGATTGCTTCCCGTTGTTCCTGCCGATCCTGCGAGTCGATTGGAGTCGCTTTTCGTTCTTTGCCGGATCGCAATCGTTCAAGTCACCCATGAACTACCCCGCTTTGGACGCCGCTGGGCAGCCTCGCGGCGGCAGCGGCAGTTTCGGCTACTACCAAGGTTTCAACGAGGGGCGTGACCTCCGGAATTGGTTGGGACTGGATCTCTCCGCTCAACTTGGTGTGCGTGCCACTCAAACCAACTTGGAAGGCGAAGAGTTCACCAGCGGACGAATGCATCAAGTCTTCGTGACGGGCGGATTCTTCCGTCGCGTTGATTACGGTCTGCAATATGGCTTGGTTGTCGACTACATGAATCAAGATTGGTACTACCAAAGCGACCTGGTTCAGCTTCGTGGTGAGTTGAGCTGGAAGGTGTCCGCGTGTCATGAATTTGGATTCCAATTCATGGCGGGTGTGACGGATCAAACCGTGACCACCGAAGCGGGCGGCTTCACCAGTTCGGAAACGATCGAGCCCGTCGATCAGTACCGGGCCTTCTATCGCCGAGCGATGGGAACGACCGGGCACATGACCGCGTTTTTGGGTGGCACGAGTGAAGAGCACTTCATTTGGGGCAGCGAAATGGAAATCCCGTTGCAAACCAACTGGTCGTTGTTGGTGGGGTCGGCTTACTTCAGCCCCGGCGATGACACAGCCTTGGACGCCAACGAAGCGGAAGGTTGGAATCTCTCGCTCGGGTTCGCCTTCCGTCCCGGTGTGACCGGACCGAAACAACGCTATCGAAACCCACTGTTCAACGTCGCCGACAACGGATCGTTCTTCCTCTTCCGCCGTTGA